A genomic stretch from Setaria italica strain Yugu1 chromosome VII, Setaria_italica_v2.0, whole genome shotgun sequence includes:
- the LOC101753059 gene encoding triadin has protein sequence MATKRHARGASSDDSEDLGHEGAKKPAKPAPPSPEDEGSEEERDTEAMEEESDKSGDARPVRHALAAAAPKPKETLNRAKKPSPAAAAEDVGAQASGEAPLVRDARPDELAAAAPPLRKKSKTKKTTKPVKRPPPPSEEESGDPSLVSNETAAVSLRREIVASLDHNKRGAMSPPLKRAKRDATPPQEDEEQVGKRAAGADNDGTSEPQAGTGVLVEKTFAALSPQHNKRSKTSAPKYKHKNKKKKQPGKGLAKLPQPKSAGFELTSDRDEALGAGNTLPPQEKDGAQEDKQHGEGKEDEGLEVSSEALSERDASSPKPCSSEEEKKPAVERSWSKDDELKILHALVEHAQSHHGAQPDSSHLLANLTFDKIDANADKLNDKIRKLRTRYRRWCLQGCPTDNLGGRLFELSAILWGQGDDDVQVEATSTKEFSQRSSLYPYLAEEVKAYAETHTSGDLVMAAFATIGHDKARHLDAMCKQQRVDSFKLERSQANLTKAMLSAFSSYI, from the coding sequence ATGGCCACCAAGCGCCACGCCCGCGGGGCAAGCTCCGACGACTCGGAGGATCTGGGCCACGAGGGGGCCAAGAAGCCGGCCAAGCccgctccgccgtcgccggaggacGAGGGTTCCGAGGAGGAGCGGGACAcggaggcgatggaggaggagagcgACAAGTCCGGCGATGCCCGGCCTGTGAGGCATGCGCTGGCAGCCGCGGCCCCCAAGCCCAAGGAGACGCTGAATCGGGCCAAGAaaccctcgccggcggcggcggcggaagatgTTGGAGCCCAGGCCTCTGGTGAGGCCCCTCTGGTGAGGGATGCGCGGCCCGATGAGCTGGCCGCCGCTGCGCCTCCACTGCGCAAGAAGTCCAAGACCAAGAAGACGACGAAGCCGGTCAAGAGACCCCCGCCGCCATCCGAGGAGGAGTCCGGCGACCCGTCTCTGGTCAGCAACGAGACCGCCGCCGTGTCTCTCCGGCGTGAGATCGTCGCCTCCCTCGACCACAACAAGAGGGGCGCGATGTCTCCTCCACTGAAGCGGGCCAAGAGGGACGCTACGCCGCCGCAAGAGGACGAAGAGCAGGTGGGGAAGCGCGCTGCAGGAGCTGATAATGATGGAACCAGCGAGCCCCAGGCCGGGACTGGCGTGCTGGTTGAAAAGACCTTCGCCGCGTTGTCCCCACAGCACAACAAGAGAAGCAAGACGTCTGCCCCCAAGTACAAGcacaaaaataagaaaaagaagcaGCCTGGGAAGGGGTTGGCCAAGCTGCCACAGCCCAAGTCTGCAGGATTTGAGCTCACCAGTGATAGAGATGAGGCGCTGGGTGCTGGCAACACCTTACCACCACAGGAGAAGGATGGTGCTCAGGAAGATAAGCAGCATGGGGAGGGCAAAGAGGACGAGGGGCTTGAGGTGTCCAGTGAGGCTCTATCGGAGAGGGATGCTTCTTCACCCAAGCCATGCAGTTccgaggaagagaagaagccaGCAGTAGAGCGATCGTGGTCCAAGGATGATGAGCTCAAGATTCTCCACGCTCTGGTCGAGCATGCCCAGTCCCACCACGGTGCGCAGCCAGACTCATCACACCTCTTGGCCAACCTCACCTTTGACAAAATCGACGCCAATGCAGACAAGCTCAATGACAAGATCCGCAAGCTCAGAACGCGGTATCGCAGGTGGTGCTTGCAGGGATGCCCAACTGATAACCTTGGTGGTCGGCTGTTTGAGCTGTCTGCCATTCTCTGGGGCCAAGGTGACGATGATGTGCAGGTTGAGGCAACATCAACTAAGGAGTTCAGTCAGCGATCAAGCTTGTATCCTTATCTGGCTGAGGAGGTCAAAGCCTATGCTGAAACACACACCTCTGGAGACTTGGTAATGGCAGCATTCGCTACCATAGGTCATGATAAGGCACGCCATCTTGATGCTATGTGCAAGCAGCAAAGAGTTGACTCGTTTAAATTGGAGCGGAGCCAGGCAAACCTAACCAAGGCAATGCTTTCAGCATTTTCAAGTTATATATAA
- the LOC101753462 gene encoding uncharacterized protein LOC101753462, with the protein MLTYGVAADATDDYVRIGKSTAIESLRRFVSAVIEVFGDEYLRSPNEDDTARLLAIGESRGFPDKDLWIWHAFFGMPGSHNDINVLHQSSLFARVAEGQAPKVNYTINNNEYTMGYYLADGIYPSWATIVKSIPNPQGNKKKYFATAQEACRKDVERAFGVLQSRFAIVRGPARFWDEATLGQIMRACVIMHNMIVEDERDEEDDLNYDRVGEKVKISHDETPELEEFIKNYKNIRDKDIHNQLQDDLIEHLWQHHPDLYK; encoded by the exons ATGTTAACTTATGGAGTAGCAGCTGATGCTACAGATGATTATGTCCGTATTGGTAAGAGTACTGCTATTGAGAGTCTGAGAAGGTTTGTCAGTGCTGTTATTGAGGTTTTTGGAGATGAGTACTTGAGATCACCTAATGAAGATGATACTGCTAGATTACTTGCCATTGGAGAGAGTAGAGGTTTTCCTG ATAAAGATCTTTGGATTTGGCATGCTTTTTTTGGGATGCCTGGTTCCCACAACGACATCAACGTTTTGCACCAGTCTTCTTTATTCGCACGGGTAGCTGAAGGTCAAGCTCCAAAGGTGAATTATACCATTAATAACAACGAATATACAATGGgttattatcttgctgatggcataTATCCCTCGTGGGCCACAATTGTGAAGAGCATACCTAATCCACAAGGtaacaagaagaaatattttgcaaCTGCCCAAGAAGCTTGTAGGAAGGACGTGGAACGAGCGTTTGGGGTTCTACAGTCTCGTTTCGCTATCGTTAGGGGACCAGCTCGATTTTGGGATGAAGCCACCCTCGGACAAATCATGAGGGCTTGTGTCATTATGCACAACATGATAGTTGAGGATGAGcgcgatgaggaagatgatttaAATTATGATAGGGTGGGAGAAAAGGTGAAGATTTCTCATGATGAAACACCTGAACTTGAGGAGTTTATTAAAAATTACAAGAATATAAGGGACAAAGATATTCACAATCAGCTTCAAGATGACCTCATCGAGCACTTGTGGCAACATCATCCAGACCTCTACAAATGA